Proteins from a genomic interval of Bacteroidota bacterium:
- a CDS encoding PorT family protein, with the protein MKKVVALLIFIAPIFQVKCQVSAGPKFLLNFSNVIGGGNSAGNNFKLGFSSGVYLKFEVSDQISIQPEIVYATRGYKYLSAIGNKDTILKHNLSYIDFPLLLSISIGDKGFINFGPQVGYLINDKMKGTVTSSATSENIDSSNVYGYNTTEYALAFGGGYRFPFKLVVSVQGAFGLTKLFASDEPSHNFVFGISVAYSFGDSGSGGGNGIIYRRL; encoded by the coding sequence ATGAAGAAAGTAGTTGCATTATTGATTTTTATTGCCCCTATTTTTCAGGTAAAGTGTCAGGTTTCTGCTGGTCCGAAATTCTTATTAAATTTTTCTAATGTGATTGGCGGTGGAAACAGCGCTGGAAATAATTTTAAGTTAGGATTTTCCTCAGGCGTATATTTGAAATTTGAAGTCAGTGACCAGATTTCAATCCAGCCGGAAATAGTATACGCAACCAGAGGATACAAGTATTTATCAGCCATCGGAAATAAGGATACCATTCTGAAACACAATCTATCCTACATTGACTTTCCCCTTTTGCTTAGCATCAGTATTGGCGATAAAGGATTTATAAATTTCGGCCCGCAGGTTGGATATTTAATTAATGATAAAATGAAAGGAACTGTCACTTCTTCGGCAACATCAGAAAATATTGATTCGAGTAATGTGTACGGCTATAACACCACCGAATATGCTCTTGCATTTGGCGGGGGATACCGGTTCCCGTTTAAACTGGTAGTATCTGTTCAAGGTGCTTTCGGGCTCACTAAATTATTTGCAAGTGATGAACCTTCTCACAACTTTGTGTTCGGAATTTCTGTTGCCTATTCATTTGGCGATAGCGGAAGCGGTGGCGGAAACGGAATTATTTACAGAAGATTATAA
- a CDS encoding DUF58 domain-containing protein: METTELLKKVRKIEIKTRGLSSQIFSGEYHSAFKGRGMAFSEVREYQPGDDIRAIDWNVTARFNSPFIKIFEEERELTVMLLVDVSASENFGTQKQIKKDLMTEICAVLAFSAIQNNDKIGMILFSDKIEKFIPPKKGRSHILRIIRELINFTPESSGTDIELALKYFTNVIKKRSIAFLLSDFIDEKLTRENKRDSDALKIANKKHDLVALQITDKREKELPDVGLIRALDAETGKLKWVDTGNLKIRQQYSRTSAKRDARLKEIFTRCGIDSTTIGTSESYIKPLMNLFKKRESKR; the protein is encoded by the coding sequence ATGGAAACGACAGAACTATTAAAGAAAGTTAGAAAGATTGAAATAAAGACAAGAGGTCTTTCCAGCCAGATTTTTTCCGGAGAGTACCACAGCGCGTTCAAGGGAAGAGGAATGGCGTTCAGCGAAGTGCGCGAGTATCAGCCGGGCGATGATATCCGTGCCATTGACTGGAATGTAACAGCACGGTTTAACAGTCCGTTCATTAAAATATTTGAAGAAGAGCGAGAACTCACAGTGATGCTTCTGGTGGATGTGAGCGCTTCAGAAAATTTTGGAACGCAAAAGCAAATCAAGAAGGATCTAATGACTGAAATCTGCGCGGTGCTTGCCTTTTCTGCCATTCAGAACAATGATAAGATAGGCATGATTTTATTTTCTGATAAGATTGAGAAATTCATTCCGCCCAAGAAGGGACGTTCGCACATTTTAAGAATCATCAGAGAACTCATCAACTTCACTCCCGAATCTTCGGGAACAGATATTGAACTGGCTCTGAAATATTTCACCAACGTAATTAAGAAGCGAAGCATTGCTTTCCTGCTTTCAGATTTCATTGACGAAAAACTTACCCGCGAAAACAAACGCGACAGCGATGCGCTTAAAATCGCAAACAAGAAACATGATTTGGTTGCCTTGCAAATTACTGACAAAAGAGAAAAAGAACTTCCTGATGTCGGATTGATTCGCGCACTGGATGCTGAAACAGGAAAACTAAAATGGGTTGATACCGGCAATCTGAAAATCCGCCAGCAGTATTCAAGAACATCAGCAAAACGTGATGCACGTCTCAAAGAAATTTTCACCCGATGCGGAATTGATTCTACCACCATCGGCACAT
- a CDS encoding MoxR family ATPase, protein MTDIKELNDRIQRESAFIDLINLEMDKVIVGQKYMVDRLLIGLLSNGHILLEGVPGLAKTLAIKSLASCIHADFSRIQFTPDLLPADLIGTLIYNQKKEEFTVRRGPIFSNFILADEINRAPAKVQSALLEAMQERQVTIGDTTFKLPEPFLVLATQNPIEQEGTYPLPEAQVDRFMLKVVIGYPGKEEEKKIIRMNIGESYPFASRILKPEDIVKARNIVREVYMDEKIEKYIVDIVFATRNPTEYKLSKFASLISYGASPRASINLALASKAYAFIKRRGYVIPEDVRAICQDVLRHRIGLTYEAEAENITSENMVSEILNTVEVP, encoded by the coding sequence ATGACTGACATTAAAGAACTCAACGACCGCATTCAGCGCGAAAGCGCTTTCATTGACCTCATCAACCTTGAAATGGACAAAGTGATTGTAGGGCAGAAATACATGGTTGACCGATTGCTCATCGGCCTGCTTTCCAACGGGCACATTCTTCTGGAAGGTGTTCCGGGTCTGGCAAAAACGCTGGCGATAAAATCACTGGCGTCATGCATTCATGCAGACTTCAGCCGAATTCAATTCACTCCTGATTTGCTTCCGGCAGATTTAATCGGAACACTGATTTACAATCAGAAGAAAGAAGAATTCACTGTGCGAAGAGGTCCCATCTTCTCAAATTTTATTCTTGCAGATGAAATCAACCGCGCTCCCGCAAAAGTGCAAAGCGCACTGCTCGAAGCGATGCAGGAAAGGCAAGTCACGATTGGAGATACCACGTTCAAACTTCCTGAACCGTTTCTTGTTCTTGCTACACAGAACCCGATTGAACAGGAAGGAACCTATCCGCTTCCGGAAGCACAAGTAGACCGCTTCATGCTGAAAGTTGTAATCGGATATCCAGGTAAAGAAGAAGAAAAGAAAATTATCCGCATGAACATTGGTGAAAGTTATCCTTTTGCTTCCCGCATTCTAAAACCGGAAGACATTGTTAAGGCGAGGAATATTGTCCGCGAAGTTTACATGGATGAAAAAATTGAAAAATATATTGTGGATATTGTTTTCGCTACAAGAAATCCTACAGAATATAAACTTTCAAAATTCGCTTCGCTGATTAGCTATGGCGCTTCGCCCCGTGCCAGCATCAATCTTGCGCTTGCTTCTAAAGCCTATGCGTTCATCAAACGCAGAGGATATGTTATTCCTGAAGACGTGCGGGCAATTTGTCAGGATGTGCTCCGCCATCGTATTGGATTAACTTATGAAGCAGAAGCAGAAAATATTACAAGTGAAAATATGGTGAGTGAGATTTTGAATACAGTGGAGGTGCCGTAA